From a region of the Bacteroidota bacterium genome:
- a CDS encoding DUF5012 domain-containing protein, with protein sequence MKKINKLIAILGVAVIFLVGCEKTTDNLSRVTNFPDFTMLGDAVIFHSLGDAFTDPGCTATEAGVDLTVAVDVSGRHSQYSGATVDVANADEYHITYSAVNADGFPGSVGRTVHVAKVGDLTTSIEGIYTADIIRNGTTSAQYQGLAYVYIWKNTDGTFGISDGIGGYYAMGRGYGDNYKATGCIITANDIPTNDFTFGTFSVKTFGGVCEMTSMTVDAANKTIEFVTDWDAGYTFEVTLSQVQF encoded by the coding sequence ATGAAAAAAATAAATAAATTAATAGCAATACTTGGAGTTGCGGTCATATTCTTGGTAGGATGTGAAAAAACAACTGACAACTTATCCAGGGTTACTAATTTCCCAGATTTCACTATGCTTGGAGATGCTGTTATTTTCCATAGTCTTGGAGACGCCTTCACAGATCCTGGATGTACAGCAACCGAAGCAGGTGTAGACTTAACCGTTGCAGTTGATGTATCTGGAAGACATTCTCAATACAGTGGAGCTACTGTTGATGTTGCCAATGCTGATGAATATCATATTACGTATTCAGCGGTCAATGCCGATGGTTTTCCAGGATCTGTAGGAAGAACTGTTCATGTTGCAAAAGTTGGCGATTTAACTACGAGTATCGAAGGTATTTATACTGCAGATATCATTAGAAATGGTACAACCAGCGCACAGTATCAAGGACTCGCTTATGTTTATATCTGGAAGAACACAGATGGAACATTTGGCATTTCTGATGGTATTGGAGGCTATTATGCAATGGGAAGAGGTTATGGTGACAACTATAAAGCCACTGGCTGTATAATCACTGCAAATGATATCCCTACCAATGATTTCACATTCGGAACATTTTCTGTGAAAACATTTGGTGGCGTTTGTGAAATGACCTCTATGACTGTTGACGCAGCTAACAAAACCATTGAATTTGTTACTGACTGGGATGCAGGTTATACGTTTGAAGTAACATTATCTCAAGTTCAATTTTAA
- a CDS encoding SusD/RagB family nutrient-binding outer membrane lipoprotein, which produces MKKFLIYKSLVFVMLVFFTTSCEDFFDVNDDPNNPSSSTVELVFPAGAGSAAYVIGGWYQILGGLWSQHWAQSTGAQQYRDFDQYDIQTTHLDDRQYGELYAGCLNDLKYVKTLAEQNENWSYYLMASVIQAYVFHVLVDLYESVPFTDALKGADETAVLLPAFDNGEDIYKGLIAMLDDGLSKDLTLSTVKTPGIDDIIFQGDLDMWAKFANTLKLKIYMRVVETTAMGAWASSGIQTMYAANAEFLSADVTMTAFANEQDRRNPVFETEFDRFGGVNIVASNTLMNFLLNSSDPRVDGIFNTPQNGGTHVGNDQGDFFNPAFTSAADLSQPAVTGLDPVYFMSTAESYFLQAEAAVRGFGTGNAKALYEMGIDASFAHFGVGGASAFYGSGGDYEFPTTDDAKIEAIIVQKWVSMANSQGLESFFEQNRTGYPDFYTISVNSSWGPTQFPRRLLFPDSEYQTNKANVPALKRVYEKMWWHK; this is translated from the coding sequence ATGAAAAAGTTTTTAATTTATAAATCGCTGGTTTTCGTCATGCTGGTGTTTTTCACAACTTCTTGTGAAGATTTCTTTGATGTAAATGACGATCCAAACAACCCATCTTCATCAACAGTTGAGTTGGTATTTCCTGCTGGAGCAGGATCAGCCGCTTATGTTATTGGTGGATGGTATCAAATACTTGGAGGCCTTTGGTCACAGCACTGGGCACAATCAACCGGTGCACAACAATATCGTGATTTTGATCAGTATGATATCCAAACAACACATTTGGATGACAGACAGTATGGTGAATTATACGCAGGTTGTTTAAATGACCTAAAGTATGTTAAAACGCTTGCTGAACAAAATGAAAACTGGAGTTATTATTTAATGGCTTCTGTTATTCAAGCGTATGTATTTCATGTATTGGTTGACCTTTATGAAAGTGTTCCTTTTACAGATGCATTAAAAGGCGCAGACGAGACTGCCGTTCTTTTACCTGCATTTGACAATGGAGAAGATATTTACAAAGGACTGATTGCCATGTTAGATGATGGTCTTTCCAAAGACTTGACACTTAGCACGGTAAAAACACCTGGCATAGATGATATTATTTTCCAGGGAGATCTTGATATGTGGGCAAAATTTGCGAATACACTGAAACTCAAAATCTATATGCGTGTTGTAGAAACAACTGCTATGGGAGCTTGGGCTAGTTCAGGTATTCAAACTATGTATGCAGCAAATGCAGAATTTCTTTCTGCTGATGTTACCATGACAGCATTTGCCAATGAGCAAGACAGAAGAAATCCTGTTTTTGAAACAGAATTCGATCGTTTTGGTGGTGTAAATATTGTTGCTAGTAACACCCTTATGAATTTCTTATTGAACTCAAGTGATCCTCGTGTGGATGGTATTTTTAATACACCACAAAACGGAGGAACACATGTAGGCAATGATCAGGGTGATTTCTTTAATCCTGCTTTCACCAGCGCAGCTGACCTTTCACAACCTGCTGTAACTGGCCTTGATCCTGTTTACTTTATGTCGACAGCTGAGAGCTATTTCTTACAAGCAGAAGCTGCAGTAAGAGGTTTTGGAACTGGTAACGCAAAGGCATTATATGAAATGGGTATTGATGCATCCTTTGCACACTTTGGTGTTGGAGGAGCAAGTGCATTCTACGGAAGTGGAGGCGATTATGAATTCCCAACAACTGATGATGCTAAAATTGAAGCTATCATTGTTCAAAAATGGGTTTCCATGGCTAATTCTCAAGGACTTGAATCGTTCTTTGAGCAAAACAGAACTGGTTATCCTGATTTCTACACTATTTCAGTAAACTCTAGCTGGGGTCCTACTCAGTTCCCTAGAAGGCTTTTATTCCCTGATTCAGAATATCAAACTAACAAAGCCAATGTGCCTGCACTTAAGAGAGTTTATGAAAAAATGTGGTGGCATAAATAA